The Actinopolyspora erythraea genome has a segment encoding these proteins:
- a CDS encoding sunset domain-containing protein — protein MTWLFTQVWLWSVAAFSVGAAVTWLLFVRPAHQQLRELRERAFPEGDIPVWDSESVPEREVHRDTEAWPVAEDGTVREAGPDSGVERTAHLPETSAETAPAGGSEWPTESVPRPLGSQRARWMAAASEDFGGSVFAAPVGGGTASRGNEAAEWQPVQETSGGTETVSFEDADLRLEREREQREGRSRPRLGAEAASGAAKPTAPAEVGSGSERSGAERDNTWFTATEFDMYDTDSVASGPSAPRAEGNEHGSRQDVARETEAAGGGEGELTGRLRSLFEPMVTPGIDPDRSGAELPPTAGEPATDGAASSPAAEELTGEPTHSAPGSAAESPADRKAAEELPRRVPGAHTRPRAQPADSVITGNVLGGRGSETREGAENAPSGTTPQEWYPDERYPEQPRPDSGYTVKGQFDSRQYHTEESPYFDRVVAEVWFRSAGDAEQAGFVAWDGRSRA, from the coding sequence GTGACGTGGCTGTTTACCCAGGTGTGGCTGTGGAGCGTGGCCGCGTTCTCGGTGGGTGCGGCCGTTACCTGGCTGCTGTTCGTCCGCCCCGCCCACCAGCAGCTGCGCGAGTTGCGCGAGCGTGCGTTCCCCGAGGGCGACATTCCGGTGTGGGACTCCGAGTCGGTTCCGGAGCGGGAGGTGCACCGCGACACCGAGGCCTGGCCCGTGGCCGAGGACGGAACCGTTCGGGAGGCGGGGCCGGACTCCGGCGTCGAACGGACCGCGCACCTTCCGGAGACCTCGGCTGAAACCGCCCCCGCGGGCGGGTCGGAGTGGCCCACCGAGAGCGTGCCCCGGCCGCTGGGCAGCCAGCGCGCGCGTTGGATGGCGGCCGCTTCCGAGGACTTCGGCGGTTCCGTCTTCGCGGCCCCGGTGGGAGGCGGGACCGCGAGCAGGGGGAACGAGGCCGCGGAGTGGCAGCCGGTGCAGGAAACCTCCGGTGGAACGGAAACCGTCTCGTTCGAGGACGCCGACCTGCGGTTGGAGCGGGAGCGCGAGCAGCGGGAGGGGCGATCCCGGCCGCGTCTCGGCGCGGAGGCCGCCAGCGGTGCCGCGAAGCCCACGGCCCCCGCCGAGGTGGGGTCCGGAAGCGAGCGCTCCGGAGCGGAGCGGGACAACACGTGGTTCACGGCCACCGAGTTCGACATGTACGACACCGACAGCGTCGCCTCGGGACCCTCGGCGCCTCGCGCGGAGGGGAACGAGCACGGCTCGCGGCAGGACGTTGCCCGGGAGACCGAGGCCGCCGGAGGCGGTGAGGGCGAGCTGACCGGTAGGTTGCGCTCCCTGTTCGAACCGATGGTGACCCCCGGCATCGATCCCGACCGCAGCGGTGCCGAGCTGCCACCCACCGCAGGGGAACCGGCGACCGACGGAGCCGCCTCCTCCCCCGCAGCCGAGGAGCTCACCGGAGAGCCCACCCACTCCGCCCCCGGCTCGGCGGCCGAGAGCCCGGCGGACCGGAAGGCGGCCGAAGAGCTGCCGAGGCGGGTTCCCGGCGCGCACACCCGTCCCCGTGCCCAACCGGCCGATTCGGTGATCACCGGCAACGTTCTGGGCGGGCGGGGCTCCGAGACGCGGGAGGGCGCGGAGAACGCGCCCTCCGGGACCACGCCCCAGGAGTGGTACCCGGACGAGAGGTACCCGGAACAGCCGAGGCCGGACAGCGGCTACACGGTCAAGGGGCAGTTCGACTCGCGGCAGTACCACACCGAGGAATCGCCCTACTTCGACCGGGTCGTCGCGGAGGTGTGGTTCCGCAGCGCCGGTGACGCCGAGCAGGCGGGGTTCGTGGCCTGGGACGGCCGTTCCCGCGCCTGA
- a CDS encoding polyprenyl synthetase family protein encodes MTSPVGDPTSGVPWETGTVAGGFDIADPKLAESVRAGMARVERLLHESVHSDLDFTTRASLHLVEAGGKRFRPLFTLLAAEFGEPDREAVTKAAVILEMVHLATLYHDDVMDEATMRRGASSANARWDNSVAILTGDFLFAQSSQLAADLGSDAVRRLARTFEALVTGQMRETVGAGADEDIVAHYLEVIDEKTGSLIATCGRFGAEFAGADGEQVEILENIGKIVGTAFQISDDIIDIASPPDESGKTPGTDLREGVRTLPMLYELTGPDPDTRLRELLSGSLTADVDVQEALRRLRDSSGLARARRTLDTYAEQASAELTRLPDCPARQALYTLVDYVVARTR; translated from the coding sequence GTGACCAGCCCAGTTGGTGATCCGACCAGCGGTGTGCCGTGGGAGACGGGCACCGTGGCCGGTGGTTTCGACATTGCCGATCCGAAGCTCGCCGAATCGGTGCGGGCGGGGATGGCGCGGGTGGAACGACTGCTGCACGAATCCGTGCACAGCGATCTGGACTTCACCACCCGCGCCTCGCTGCACCTCGTCGAGGCGGGTGGTAAGCGCTTCCGGCCGCTGTTCACGTTGTTGGCGGCCGAGTTCGGCGAACCGGACCGGGAAGCGGTGACCAAGGCCGCCGTGATCCTGGAGATGGTCCACCTGGCCACGCTGTACCACGACGACGTGATGGACGAGGCCACCATGCGGCGCGGTGCCAGCAGCGCCAACGCCAGGTGGGACAACTCGGTGGCCATCCTCACGGGGGACTTCCTGTTCGCCCAGTCCTCCCAGCTGGCCGCCGACCTGGGCAGCGACGCCGTCCGGAGGTTGGCGCGCACTTTCGAGGCCCTCGTCACCGGCCAGATGCGCGAGACCGTCGGGGCCGGTGCGGACGAGGACATCGTGGCGCACTACCTGGAGGTGATCGACGAGAAGACCGGCTCGCTGATCGCCACCTGCGGCCGGTTCGGCGCCGAGTTCGCCGGTGCCGACGGGGAGCAGGTGGAGATCCTGGAGAACATCGGCAAGATCGTCGGCACCGCGTTCCAGATCTCGGACGACATCATCGACATCGCCTCGCCCCCGGACGAGTCGGGCAAGACGCCCGGTACCGATCTCCGGGAGGGAGTCCGTACACTGCCGATGCTCTACGAGTTGACCGGTCCCGATCCCGACACGCGGTTACGTGAACTGCTTTCGGGATCCCTGACGGCGGATGTCGACGTGCAGGAGGCGCTGCGGCGACTGCGGGACTCGTCCGGATTGGCTCGGGCGCGCCGAACCCTGGACACTTACGCTGAGCAGGCGAGTGCGGAGCTGACCCGACTACCGGACTGCCCGGCCCGGCAGGCGCTCTACACGCTGGTCGACTACGTCGTGGCCCGTACCCGATGA